Proteins co-encoded in one Zerene cesonia ecotype Mississippi chromosome 3, Zerene_cesonia_1.1, whole genome shotgun sequence genomic window:
- the LOC119836219 gene encoding uncharacterized protein LOC119836219 isoform X8 has protein sequence MIALVLCVFAKIVGFVINDNSEKCVQLTEYATIREGKREQKRPPPRLGLKAASPAVDEDCNSNPSLAGSQHSTHDDLDAHCDNSGYLWFLDYNPIFRDGSCHHTSVLSSVSASYKGIGDLTSRFEFTSRYNDIARDLDANLAEADIESFKTEDIHALLMTANLPHDDRANDSNPHGEMFASISSSMMEKFRFDSSMSNNSSFQGEESVGSINTMSICKSELLFSPVKEGAHGVHFSVDSLDCELPTEQDLILTCQANKDNYTIAFEGSLTIYSEDSECAEPAVSQNHDKLDKDDINIILDSDERTRRNLELLERCKKLTNKLTTSMARSDLGLTTWSKLKKQTSQLPLQRHPSGNNNENSNESTDVTNEMNNSVIKSQSLPNLYRKKLMSSSINSAALSNSTVDSFTSNQRLNGTPTCMKVYDVSQNRSQGSQHSEPMSTSSTDNQTSTDKSQTKQQSFNLVKLFMKQKSNSNEGIVTMDQLDRSECWPSSGGESGESLGENKPEDCKTISVNRPQAELPSEATEETSPLFYEEIRSANPYNRVYDEVLIEEEESDGTKLSDSESNLYAIVNKPRIRRTNTNLIGSPSKVRTNRKSCSSHSSATSVSISSCSESDGTQITKMNRALQREPCDTKATSTHFESNTQDKSMQTSYLQTSVSHDRELFKVVEPSFLEKLKEGDCEKPVFVLYPNYTLPDISFLNGRPNIYLNPVKVNVSPKSSESKRGRTHIKGKRPFSCNDVEMLKKKGLGHIKDWDSLNFLLPLECRQLLSEVPELMQHIKEKETTSKCTDKYCNTPASLRQRNRPTSCDCNNLGTNTTAVSSSSSTATQPSSGYRGSSTMLTDSSAQNSPAPTGAFNPLFVYRYDSATSSEASGVHNDGQRINPSVPRRSLSLAEQNRLVKQGEPVPPRPPLPKSILRKSIDKTRKSSTHTKRYSMFEMDDLIQDPIVCANAAVEQKTKRRSLQEPYYLQNQNIDHRKNNDLAAKRLSQQFLDAAEKDIDYNEYYQDEGVGTESSLESGKSNELKFHRPHTPPMPKPRTKKLEYIEFPPPGALISSADLQQLEEFLKQSGFNCQNMDEWDQNQVQKGKNLAEIPICEEAEVSPDEFGSPTRHEGRVKYDMIDVSQKRALVSNVTDAVEMLIQHFSTATDQAELAFLGDSKQSPACAKIALNALCPALYAIFRDGLKENIETSFGAVNNSVWQMVESTARQGPITKSLNELVLRINSEDAVTEGLVKFNAFILGLLNAQSVDAWVSYVRTRESILAKHYDPDSLILAGCVGEPRCRALLDTLLASLEPLRLLPFSLDLMFEMRELHRSFKRIESDMRAASRPSAINTPQLTLNQRNLLKLVRSMQSSGMSDDSQASVIMRNKEPSTPDLLNDTANLKTTIEKNRPRSCVNPTPLGYDLCPNNSRIELENNRRWSGVQLGSKLMQAFDRLVFDDSDDYTDSLENNKPSSKTAGNETKLDTSGEEQWRPSSANSCASNNTGNGSNNSGGKFRKLQLKWEMLSNAESPVTPTDVSGETSPAAARGSKIPRPVSSPVRPQAPSIPSPAKTHNAPRGIPIAVRKGTSPTSTGRPQTAQRNTANSKKPPQPANRIIQKKPARNSLDKNGNSNVAENKNLSNIKKTPTSRVDQAGAGAGGAAPRPASLPYGRAAPPPAPRRAASSSAARHTQKHKYVRTLWHRLPSDSGHLAFNEGERLRLILEVDEQYLLCCRGDQKGLVPRDAVMDDF, from the exons GGCCACCGCCAAGGTTGGGGCTGAAGGCTGCAAGTCCCGCGGTGGACGAGGACTGCAACAGCAACCCGAGCCTGGCTGGCAGCCAGCATTCCACGCACGATGACCTCGACGCACACTGCGACAACTCGGGATATCTGTGGTTTCTCGACTATAA TCCGATATTTCGGGATGGTTCGTGTCATCACACCTCAGTCCTGTCCTCGGTGTCCGCCTCGTACAAAGGGATAGGCGACCTCACATCTCGTTTCGAGTTCACGTCAAGATACAACGATATAGCTAGAGATCTCGACGCCAACCTCGCTGAAGCGGACATAGAAAGCTTTAAAACTGAAGACATCCATGCGCTCCTGATGACCGCTAACTTGCCACACGATGATAGAGCTAATGAT AGTAACCCCCACGGCGAGATGTTTGCCAGCATCTCTAGCTCTATGATGGAAAAGTTTCGATTCGACAGTTCCATGAGTAACAACAGTAGTTTTCAG GGAGAAGAATCCGTCGGCTCGATCAATACTATGTCAATATGCAAGTCGGAACTGCTTTTTTCACCGGTTAAAGAAGGAGCGCATGGCGTACACTTCAGCGTTGATAGTCTAGACTGTGAACTGCCCACGGAGCAAGATCTGATCCTCACATGTCAAGCCAACAAAGACAACTATACCATCGCCTTCGAGGGAAGTCTCACCATTTACTCCGAGGACAGTGAGTGTGCTGAACCCGCCGTCAGTCAAAATCATG ACAAATTGGATAAAGatgatataaacataatattagataGTGATGAAAGAACGCGCAGGAATTTAGAATTATTAGAAAGATGTAAGAAACTAACAAATAAGCTAACAACGTCTATGGCTAGGAGCGATTTAGGTTTAACTACGTGGAGTAAGCTAAAGAAACAAACCAGTCAATTGCCCCTACAAAG gcATCCATCCGGTAATAATAACGAAAACTCAAATGAATCGACCGATGtaacaaatgaaatgaataattctGTTATAAAAAGTCAAAGTCTACCGAATTTATACCGAAAAAAGCTTATGAGTAGTTCAATAAATTCGGCAGCATTAAGCAATTCAACG GTCGACTCCTTCACCTCAAACCAAAGGTTAAATGGCACTCCAACATGTATGAAAGTTTACGACGTTTCTCAAAATCGCTCGCAAGGAAGTCAGCATTCAGAACCCATGAGTACATCGTCAACTGATAATCAAACTTCTACTGACAAAAGTCAAACAAAACAGCAGTCTTTCAATTTAGTTAAgctttttatgaaacaaaaaagtaatagTAATGAAGGTATTGTTACAATGGATCAGTTAGATAGATCAGAATGCTGGCCTTCGTCTGGGGGTGAAAGCGGTGAATCCTTGGGCGAAAACAAACCTGAAGATTGTAAAACAATTTCTGTAAATCGACCTCAAGCCGAACTACCGAGTGAAGCTACTGAGGAAACATCCCCCTTATTTTATGAGGAGATTCGATCTGCCAATCCATATAATAGAGTATACGATGAAGTTTTAATAGAAGAGGAAGAATCCGATGGAACAAAGTTGAGTGATAGTGAAAGTAATCTTTATGCCATAGTGAATAAGCCTCGTATTCGACGAACTAACACAAATCTTATAGGAAGCCCGTCTAAAGTAAGGACTAATAGAAAATCATGCTCGTCACATTCATCTGCCACCAGCGTCAGTATTTCAAGTTGCTCGGAATCAGATGGTACTCAAATTACGAAAATGAATAGAGCTTTACAACGGGAGCCTTGTGATACAAAAGCGACGTCTACTCATTTCGAAAGCAACACCCAAGATAAAAGTATGCAAACGTCATACTTACAAACAAGCGTATCACATGATCGGGAGTTATTTAAAGTAGTTGAACCTTCCTTTTTAGAGAAATTAAAAGAAGGTGATTGTGAAAAACCGGTATTTGTCCTTTATCCTAACTATACACTCCCAGATATAAGTTTTTTGAATGGCAGACCAAATATTTACCTGAATCCTGTAAAGGTCAATGTTTCACCAAAGTCTAGCGAGAGCAAAAGAGGTCGAACTCATATTAAGGGCAAACGACCATTCTCATGTAACGATGTAGAAATGTTGAAAAAGAAAGGTCTTGGACATATAAAAGACTGGGATTCGTTGAACTTCTTATTGCCTCTAGAATGTCGGCAATTGTTATCCGAAGTTCCGGAACTAATGCAACATATTAAAGAGAAAGAAACCACATCGAAATGCACGGACAAGTACTGCAATACGCCAGCTTCCTTAAGACAGAGAAATAGGCCAACGAGTTGCGATTGTAATAACTTGGGTACTAATACAACTGCTGTGTCTTCAAGTTCAAGTACTGCGACTCAACCATCTTCAGGCTATCGAGGCTCGTCTACAATGCTTACTGATTCTTCAGCACAAAATAGTCCCGCTCCAACAGGGGCTTTTAATCCTCTCTTTGTATACCGCTACGATAGTGCAACAAGTTCCGAAGCTAGTGGTGTCCACAATGATGGCCAAAGAATAAACCCTTCTGTACCAAGGCGATCATTGTCATTAGCTGAACAGAATCGCTTGGTGAAACAAGGAGAACCGGTACCGCCAAGACCACCGCTACCGAAAAGTATATTAAGAAAGTCTATAGATAAAACAAGGAAATCTAGTACACATACAAAGCGTTACAGCATGTTTGAAATGGATGATCTTATACAAGATCCTATTGTTTGCGCCAACGCTGCGGtagaacaaaaaacaaaaaggagATCATTGCAAGAACCTTATTATCTTCAAAACCAAAACATTGATCATCGTAAAAACAATGATTTGGCTGCAAAGAGATTGTCTCAACAATTTTTGGATGCCGCTGAAAAAGACATAGACTACAATGAGTATTATCAAGATGAAGGTGTGGGAACAGAGAGCAGTTTAGAATCTGGAAAATCAAACGAGCTTAAGTTCCACCGACCACACACACCACCGATGCCCAAACCAAGAACTAAAAAATTGGAATACATAGAGTTTCCACCCCCCGGCGCATTAATCAGCAGTGCCGATTTACAACAGCTCGAAGAATTTTTGAAGCAAAGTGGTTTTAACTGTCAAAATATGGACGAATGGGATCAAAATCAAGTACAAAAG GGGAAAAATTTAGCCGAAATACCGATTTGTGAAGAGGCTGAAGTAAGTCCTGATGAATTTGGCAGTCCTACACGACACGAAGGAAGGGTTAAATACGATATGATCGACGTATCCCAGAAACGAG cCTTAGTCTCAAACGTTACGGATGCAGTTGAGATGTTAATCCAACATTTCTCAACCGCCACGGACCAAGCCGAACTAGCATTCTTGGGCGACTCGAAACAATCGCCCGCTTGCGCCAAAATTGCCTTAAACGCATTATGTCCAGCTCTTTATGCTATATTTAGGGACGGtttgaaggaaaacattgaaaCCTCATTCGGTGCCGTCAATAACTCAGTTTGGCAAATGGTAGAATCAACAGCGAGACAAg GCCCAATAACAAAATCACTTAATGAACTAGTTTTGAGAATAAACAGCGAGGATGCGGTAACAGAAGGATTGGTCAAATTTAACGCATTCATATTAGGTCTATTAAA TGCGCAGTCCGTTGACGCGTGGGTATCGTATGTGAGAACTCGGGAATCAATATTGGCCAAACATTATGATCCCGATTCTCTCATACTTGCCGGCTGTGTCGGCGAACCGCGCTGTAGAGCTCTACTCGATACGTTATTGGCCAGTCTCGAGCCCTTGCGACTTCTACCCTTCTCTTTGGATCTCATGTTCGAAATGCGAGAATTGCACAGGAGCTTCAAACGAATCGAAAGCGACATGAGAGCTGCCAGCCGg CCCAGTGCGATTAACACCCCGCAACTAACCCTGAACCAGCGGAACTTGCTGAAATTGGTTCGTTCGATGCAGTCTAGCGGCATGAGCGATGACTCCCAAGCGAGCGTTATAATGCGGAACAAAGAACCGTCGACTCCTGACCTCTTGAATGACACGGCTAATCTTAAAACTACCATCGAAAAAAACAGACCCCGATCGTGTGTTAATCCAACACCTCTCGGATACGATTTGTGTCCAAATAATAGCAGAATAGAATTAGAGAACAATAGGCGATGGTCGGGAGTGCAATTGGGCTCGAAGTTGATGCAAGCCTTCGACCGATTAGTATTTGACGATAGTGACGATTACACAGATAGCCTAGAGAATAACAAACCCTCCTCTAAAACAGCCGGCAATGAGACGAAG CTTGATACGAGCGGCGAAGAGCAATGGAGACCTAGCTCCGCGAACAGCTGTGCAAGCAACAACACTGGCAATGGCAGTAACAACTCCGGTGGCAAGTTCAGAAAACTTCAGCTCAAGTGGGAGATGTTAAGCAATGCTGAGAGCCCCGTGACACCAACCG acgTCTCAGGTGAGACATCGCCAGCTGCGGCGCGCGGTTCGAAGATTCCTCGCCCTGTGTCATCGCCCGTTCGACCGCAGGCGCCATCTATACCATCGCCGGCTAAAACACACAACGCGCCAAG AGGGATTCCCATAGCAGTGCGTAAGGGCACGTCACCGACATCAACCGGCCGGCCGCAGACCGCACAACGCAACACCGCTAACAGCAAGAAACCTCCACAACCGGCTAACAg AATTATCCAAAAGAAGCCCGCAAGAAACTCATTGGACAAAAACGGAAACTCGAATGttgctgaaaataaaaatcttagcaatataaaaaagacgCC AACGTCCCGCGTGGACCAGGCGGGtgcgggcgcgggcggggcGGCGCCGCGGCCGGCGTCGTTGCCGTACgggcgcgccgcgccgccgcccgcgccgcgccgaGCCGCCTCCTCCTCCGCCGCGAGACACACGCAGAAACACAA ATACGTCAGAACGCTATGGCACAGGCTGCCCTCTGACTCCGGGCACCTGGCGTTCAACGAGGGGGAGCGGCTGCGGCTGATCCTGGAAGTCGACGAGCAGTACTTGCTGTGCTGCCGTGGCGACCAGAAGGGGCTGGTGCCGCGAGACGCCGTCATGGACGACTTCTGA
- the LOC119836219 gene encoding uncharacterized protein LOC119836219 isoform X6, giving the protein MIALVLCVFAKIVGFVINDNSEKCVQLTEYATIREGKREQKRPPPRLGLKAASPAVDEDCNSNPSLAGSQHSTHDDLDAHCDNSGYLWFLDYNPIFRDGSCHHTSVLSSVSASYKGIGDLTSRFEFTSRYNDIARDLDANLAEADIESFKTEDIHALLMTANLPHDDRANDGEESVGSINTMSICKSELLFSPVKEGAHGVHFSVDSLDCELPTEQDLILTCQANKDNYTIAFEGSLTIYSEDSECAEPAVSQNHDKLDKDDINIILDSDERTRRNLELLERCKKLTNKLTTSMARSDLGLTTWSKLKKQTSQLPLQRHPSGNNNENSNESTDVTNEMNNSVIKSQSLPNLYRKKLMSSSINSAALSNSTVDSFTSNQRLNGTPTCMKVYDVSQNRSQGSQHSEPMSTSSTDNQTSTDKSQTKQQSFNLVKLFMKQKSNSNEGIVTMDQLDRSECWPSSGGESGESLGENKPEDCKTISVNRPQAELPSEATEETSPLFYEEIRSANPYNRVYDEVLIEEEESDGTKLSDSESNLYAIVNKPRIRRTNTNLIGSPSKVRTNRKSCSSHSSATSVSISSCSESDGTQITKMNRALQREPCDTKATSTHFESNTQDKSMQTSYLQTSVSHDRELFKVVEPSFLEKLKEGDCEKPVFVLYPNYTLPDISFLNGRPNIYLNPVKVNVSPKSSESKRGRTHIKGKRPFSCNDVEMLKKKGLGHIKDWDSLNFLLPLECRQLLSEVPELMQHIKEKETTSKCTDKYCNTPASLRQRNRPTSCDCNNLGTNTTAVSSSSSTATQPSSGYRGSSTMLTDSSAQNSPAPTGAFNPLFVYRYDSATSSEASGVHNDGQRINPSVPRRSLSLAEQNRLVKQGEPVPPRPPLPKSILRKSIDKTRKSSTHTKRYSMFEMDDLIQDPIVCANAAVEQKTKRRSLQEPYYLQNQNIDHRKNNDLAAKRLSQQFLDAAEKDIDYNEYYQDEGVGTESSLESGKSNELKFHRPHTPPMPKPRTKKLEYIEFPPPGALISSADLQQLEEFLKQSGFNCQNMDEWDQNQVQKVRSQVTKFLQMKRSQEENQRSTDSSESSCNSKKSVSFAQKSEGKIDVPTGPSKAVEDLKVVSLATPPNLPNISAVVAQRHYQGKNLAEIPICEEAEVSPDEFGSPTRHEGRVKYDMIDVSQKRALVSNVTDAVEMLIQHFSTATDQAELAFLGDSKQSPACAKIALNALCPALYAIFRDGLKENIETSFGAVNNSVWQMVESTARQGPITKSLNELVLRINSEDAVTEGLVKFNAFILGLLNAQSVDAWVSYVRTRESILAKHYDPDSLILAGCVGEPRCRALLDTLLASLEPLRLLPFSLDLMFEMRELHRSFKRIESDMRAASRPSAINTPQLTLNQRNLLKLVRSMQSSGMSDDSQASVIMRNKEPSTPDLLNDTANLKTTIEKNRPRSCVNPTPLGYDLCPNNSRIELENNRRWSGVQLGSKLMQAFDRLVFDDSDDYTDSLENNKPSSKTAGNETKLDTSGEEQWRPSSANSCASNNTGNGSNNSGGKFRKLQLKWEMLSNAESPVTPTDVSGETSPAAARGSKIPRPVSSPVRPQAPSIPSPAKTHNAPRGIPIAVRKGTSPTSTGRPQTAQRNTANSKKPPQPANRIIQKKPARNSLDKNGNSNVAENKNLSNIKKTPTSRVDQAGAGAGGAAPRPASLPYGRAAPPPAPRRAASSSAARHTQKHKYVRTLWHRLPSDSGHLAFNEGERLRLILEVDEQYLLCCRGDQKGLVPRDAVMDDF; this is encoded by the exons GGCCACCGCCAAGGTTGGGGCTGAAGGCTGCAAGTCCCGCGGTGGACGAGGACTGCAACAGCAACCCGAGCCTGGCTGGCAGCCAGCATTCCACGCACGATGACCTCGACGCACACTGCGACAACTCGGGATATCTGTGGTTTCTCGACTATAA TCCGATATTTCGGGATGGTTCGTGTCATCACACCTCAGTCCTGTCCTCGGTGTCCGCCTCGTACAAAGGGATAGGCGACCTCACATCTCGTTTCGAGTTCACGTCAAGATACAACGATATAGCTAGAGATCTCGACGCCAACCTCGCTGAAGCGGACATAGAAAGCTTTAAAACTGAAGACATCCATGCGCTCCTGATGACCGCTAACTTGCCACACGATGATAGAGCTAATGAT GGAGAAGAATCCGTCGGCTCGATCAATACTATGTCAATATGCAAGTCGGAACTGCTTTTTTCACCGGTTAAAGAAGGAGCGCATGGCGTACACTTCAGCGTTGATAGTCTAGACTGTGAACTGCCCACGGAGCAAGATCTGATCCTCACATGTCAAGCCAACAAAGACAACTATACCATCGCCTTCGAGGGAAGTCTCACCATTTACTCCGAGGACAGTGAGTGTGCTGAACCCGCCGTCAGTCAAAATCATG ACAAATTGGATAAAGatgatataaacataatattagataGTGATGAAAGAACGCGCAGGAATTTAGAATTATTAGAAAGATGTAAGAAACTAACAAATAAGCTAACAACGTCTATGGCTAGGAGCGATTTAGGTTTAACTACGTGGAGTAAGCTAAAGAAACAAACCAGTCAATTGCCCCTACAAAG gcATCCATCCGGTAATAATAACGAAAACTCAAATGAATCGACCGATGtaacaaatgaaatgaataattctGTTATAAAAAGTCAAAGTCTACCGAATTTATACCGAAAAAAGCTTATGAGTAGTTCAATAAATTCGGCAGCATTAAGCAATTCAACG GTCGACTCCTTCACCTCAAACCAAAGGTTAAATGGCACTCCAACATGTATGAAAGTTTACGACGTTTCTCAAAATCGCTCGCAAGGAAGTCAGCATTCAGAACCCATGAGTACATCGTCAACTGATAATCAAACTTCTACTGACAAAAGTCAAACAAAACAGCAGTCTTTCAATTTAGTTAAgctttttatgaaacaaaaaagtaatagTAATGAAGGTATTGTTACAATGGATCAGTTAGATAGATCAGAATGCTGGCCTTCGTCTGGGGGTGAAAGCGGTGAATCCTTGGGCGAAAACAAACCTGAAGATTGTAAAACAATTTCTGTAAATCGACCTCAAGCCGAACTACCGAGTGAAGCTACTGAGGAAACATCCCCCTTATTTTATGAGGAGATTCGATCTGCCAATCCATATAATAGAGTATACGATGAAGTTTTAATAGAAGAGGAAGAATCCGATGGAACAAAGTTGAGTGATAGTGAAAGTAATCTTTATGCCATAGTGAATAAGCCTCGTATTCGACGAACTAACACAAATCTTATAGGAAGCCCGTCTAAAGTAAGGACTAATAGAAAATCATGCTCGTCACATTCATCTGCCACCAGCGTCAGTATTTCAAGTTGCTCGGAATCAGATGGTACTCAAATTACGAAAATGAATAGAGCTTTACAACGGGAGCCTTGTGATACAAAAGCGACGTCTACTCATTTCGAAAGCAACACCCAAGATAAAAGTATGCAAACGTCATACTTACAAACAAGCGTATCACATGATCGGGAGTTATTTAAAGTAGTTGAACCTTCCTTTTTAGAGAAATTAAAAGAAGGTGATTGTGAAAAACCGGTATTTGTCCTTTATCCTAACTATACACTCCCAGATATAAGTTTTTTGAATGGCAGACCAAATATTTACCTGAATCCTGTAAAGGTCAATGTTTCACCAAAGTCTAGCGAGAGCAAAAGAGGTCGAACTCATATTAAGGGCAAACGACCATTCTCATGTAACGATGTAGAAATGTTGAAAAAGAAAGGTCTTGGACATATAAAAGACTGGGATTCGTTGAACTTCTTATTGCCTCTAGAATGTCGGCAATTGTTATCCGAAGTTCCGGAACTAATGCAACATATTAAAGAGAAAGAAACCACATCGAAATGCACGGACAAGTACTGCAATACGCCAGCTTCCTTAAGACAGAGAAATAGGCCAACGAGTTGCGATTGTAATAACTTGGGTACTAATACAACTGCTGTGTCTTCAAGTTCAAGTACTGCGACTCAACCATCTTCAGGCTATCGAGGCTCGTCTACAATGCTTACTGATTCTTCAGCACAAAATAGTCCCGCTCCAACAGGGGCTTTTAATCCTCTCTTTGTATACCGCTACGATAGTGCAACAAGTTCCGAAGCTAGTGGTGTCCACAATGATGGCCAAAGAATAAACCCTTCTGTACCAAGGCGATCATTGTCATTAGCTGAACAGAATCGCTTGGTGAAACAAGGAGAACCGGTACCGCCAAGACCACCGCTACCGAAAAGTATATTAAGAAAGTCTATAGATAAAACAAGGAAATCTAGTACACATACAAAGCGTTACAGCATGTTTGAAATGGATGATCTTATACAAGATCCTATTGTTTGCGCCAACGCTGCGGtagaacaaaaaacaaaaaggagATCATTGCAAGAACCTTATTATCTTCAAAACCAAAACATTGATCATCGTAAAAACAATGATTTGGCTGCAAAGAGATTGTCTCAACAATTTTTGGATGCCGCTGAAAAAGACATAGACTACAATGAGTATTATCAAGATGAAGGTGTGGGAACAGAGAGCAGTTTAGAATCTGGAAAATCAAACGAGCTTAAGTTCCACCGACCACACACACCACCGATGCCCAAACCAAGAACTAAAAAATTGGAATACATAGAGTTTCCACCCCCCGGCGCATTAATCAGCAGTGCCGATTTACAACAGCTCGAAGAATTTTTGAAGCAAAGTGGTTTTAACTGTCAAAATATGGACGAATGGGATCAAAATCAAGTACAAAAGGTAAGGAGTCAGGTAACCAAGTTCCTCCAAATGAAGCGTTCTCAAGAGGAGAACCAGCGATCCACAGATTCTAGCGAGAGCAGTTGTAACAGCAAGAAGTCAGTGAGTTTTGCACAAAAATCTGAAGGCAAGATTGATGTTCCAACTGGCCCATCGAAGGCAGTGGAAGACCTCAAGGTAGTTAGCCTCGCTACTCCGCCTAATTTGCCTAACATTTCAGCCGTGGTAGCACAAAGACATTATCAG GGGAAAAATTTAGCCGAAATACCGATTTGTGAAGAGGCTGAAGTAAGTCCTGATGAATTTGGCAGTCCTACACGACACGAAGGAAGGGTTAAATACGATATGATCGACGTATCCCAGAAACGAG cCTTAGTCTCAAACGTTACGGATGCAGTTGAGATGTTAATCCAACATTTCTCAACCGCCACGGACCAAGCCGAACTAGCATTCTTGGGCGACTCGAAACAATCGCCCGCTTGCGCCAAAATTGCCTTAAACGCATTATGTCCAGCTCTTTATGCTATATTTAGGGACGGtttgaaggaaaacattgaaaCCTCATTCGGTGCCGTCAATAACTCAGTTTGGCAAATGGTAGAATCAACAGCGAGACAAg GCCCAATAACAAAATCACTTAATGAACTAGTTTTGAGAATAAACAGCGAGGATGCGGTAACAGAAGGATTGGTCAAATTTAACGCATTCATATTAGGTCTATTAAA TGCGCAGTCCGTTGACGCGTGGGTATCGTATGTGAGAACTCGGGAATCAATATTGGCCAAACATTATGATCCCGATTCTCTCATACTTGCCGGCTGTGTCGGCGAACCGCGCTGTAGAGCTCTACTCGATACGTTATTGGCCAGTCTCGAGCCCTTGCGACTTCTACCCTTCTCTTTGGATCTCATGTTCGAAATGCGAGAATTGCACAGGAGCTTCAAACGAATCGAAAGCGACATGAGAGCTGCCAGCCGg CCCAGTGCGATTAACACCCCGCAACTAACCCTGAACCAGCGGAACTTGCTGAAATTGGTTCGTTCGATGCAGTCTAGCGGCATGAGCGATGACTCCCAAGCGAGCGTTATAATGCGGAACAAAGAACCGTCGACTCCTGACCTCTTGAATGACACGGCTAATCTTAAAACTACCATCGAAAAAAACAGACCCCGATCGTGTGTTAATCCAACACCTCTCGGATACGATTTGTGTCCAAATAATAGCAGAATAGAATTAGAGAACAATAGGCGATGGTCGGGAGTGCAATTGGGCTCGAAGTTGATGCAAGCCTTCGACCGATTAGTATTTGACGATAGTGACGATTACACAGATAGCCTAGAGAATAACAAACCCTCCTCTAAAACAGCCGGCAATGAGACGAAG CTTGATACGAGCGGCGAAGAGCAATGGAGACCTAGCTCCGCGAACAGCTGTGCAAGCAACAACACTGGCAATGGCAGTAACAACTCCGGTGGCAAGTTCAGAAAACTTCAGCTCAAGTGGGAGATGTTAAGCAATGCTGAGAGCCCCGTGACACCAACCG acgTCTCAGGTGAGACATCGCCAGCTGCGGCGCGCGGTTCGAAGATTCCTCGCCCTGTGTCATCGCCCGTTCGACCGCAGGCGCCATCTATACCATCGCCGGCTAAAACACACAACGCGCCAAG AGGGATTCCCATAGCAGTGCGTAAGGGCACGTCACCGACATCAACCGGCCGGCCGCAGACCGCACAACGCAACACCGCTAACAGCAAGAAACCTCCACAACCGGCTAACAg AATTATCCAAAAGAAGCCCGCAAGAAACTCATTGGACAAAAACGGAAACTCGAATGttgctgaaaataaaaatcttagcaatataaaaaagacgCC AACGTCCCGCGTGGACCAGGCGGGtgcgggcgcgggcggggcGGCGCCGCGGCCGGCGTCGTTGCCGTACgggcgcgccgcgccgccgcccgcgccgcgccgaGCCGCCTCCTCCTCCGCCGCGAGACACACGCAGAAACACAA ATACGTCAGAACGCTATGGCACAGGCTGCCCTCTGACTCCGGGCACCTGGCGTTCAACGAGGGGGAGCGGCTGCGGCTGATCCTGGAAGTCGACGAGCAGTACTTGCTGTGCTGCCGTGGCGACCAGAAGGGGCTGGTGCCGCGAGACGCCGTCATGGACGACTTCTGA